A DNA window from Acinetobacter sp. 10FS3-1 contains the following coding sequences:
- the era gene encoding GTPase Era encodes MTTHSDHIDADHESQSDSNDLISQFFSAEGTEIPSDYRSGFVAIVGRPNVGKSTLMNHLLGQKLSITSRKPQTTRHKIVGIDSREKSQAVFVDTPGMHKKEVRAINKMMNRAAHSALRDVNLVLFVVDAQKWTQNDELVLEKLKNAEMPVILVINKLDTFENKNQALPLIQERAKLMNFAEIVPVSALRGANLEHLRDTIAKYLPFQPPLYSLDQLTDRSERFLASEIIREKIMRQLGEELPYDLTVQIESFKIEEPVLNEKTGRMKPACTYIDATIFVDRPGQKAIVIGEKGSKLKKIGMDARVDMEKMFEQKIMLTLWVKVKGGWSDDERALKSLGYSDI; translated from the coding sequence GAAGGTACTGAGATCCCTTCGGATTATCGTAGCGGTTTTGTTGCGATTGTTGGCCGGCCAAACGTGGGTAAATCTACCCTGATGAACCATTTGCTCGGTCAGAAACTTTCCATTACTTCACGTAAGCCACAAACTACACGTCATAAAATTGTGGGAATTGATTCACGTGAAAAATCTCAGGCAGTCTTTGTGGATACGCCAGGGATGCACAAGAAAGAAGTTCGTGCCATCAATAAAATGATGAACCGTGCTGCACATTCGGCCCTACGTGATGTGAACCTGGTGCTGTTTGTGGTCGATGCACAGAAATGGACCCAGAACGATGAGCTTGTGCTGGAAAAATTAAAGAATGCCGAGATGCCGGTAATTCTGGTCATCAACAAGCTGGACACGTTTGAAAACAAGAATCAGGCCTTACCGCTGATTCAGGAACGTGCCAAGTTGATGAACTTTGCGGAAATCGTACCAGTATCTGCACTGCGTGGTGCCAATCTGGAGCATTTACGTGACACGATTGCCAAATACCTGCCATTTCAGCCACCGCTTTATTCGCTAGATCAACTGACAGACCGTTCAGAACGTTTTCTGGCTTCTGAAATTATCCGTGAAAAAATCATGCGTCAGCTCGGTGAAGAACTGCCGTATGACCTGACGGTTCAGATTGAATCTTTTAAAATCGAAGAGCCGGTACTGAATGAAAAAACAGGGCGTATGAAGCCTGCCTGTACCTATATCGATGCCACAATTTTTGTTGACCGTCCGGGACAAAAAGCCATCGTAATTGGTGAAAAAGGATCTAAACTGAAAAAAATCGGTATGGATGCACGGGTGGATATGGAAAAAATGTTCGAGCAAAAAATCATGCTGACGCTTTGGGTGAAAGTCAAAGGCGGCTGGTCTGACGATGAGCGTGCATTGAAGAGCCTTGGTTATAGCGATATTTAA
- a CDS encoding NF038104 family lipoprotein, with amino-acid sequence MMKVLALMVCVLFLQGCIHKVVTVPVKVAYKTTKGVVKGTAAVVGAVIPDGDDEDEQRSKKDRD; translated from the coding sequence ATGATGAAAGTTTTAGCCCTCATGGTATGTGTCTTGTTCTTGCAGGGCTGTATTCACAAAGTCGTGACTGTACCTGTAAAAGTGGCCTATAAAACCACGAAAGGGGTGGTCAAAGGTACTGCGGCCGTCGTTGGTGCCGTCATCCCGGATGGGGACGACGAAGATGAACAACGATCTAAAAAAGATCGTGATTAA
- the recO gene encoding DNA repair protein RecO, which translates to MRNEVLHGYLIHHRKYRERSHIVYLFTQEYGRMDGILRQTPPPQYQPISLQASGKSELKNFIKLEIVNQPIFFFGDAFFSGFYLNEILLRLCPLEMEMPQTYAKYGKTLVALQQLSVQTDPHSYLKQILRQFEHVLLEELGYALDFSVDANQVPINPSQHYYFQLNDGFMPTAKPSRSNLSGQQILTMLHYESGRDFSPEQLQLLTKLYRQVITALLGDRPLKSRQLWIQNSQSQS; encoded by the coding sequence ATGCGTAATGAAGTGCTGCATGGCTATTTGATTCATCATCGTAAATATCGCGAACGTAGCCATATTGTGTACCTGTTTACGCAGGAATATGGCCGGATGGATGGCATACTTCGACAAACTCCACCCCCTCAATATCAGCCGATCAGTTTGCAGGCTTCAGGAAAATCCGAACTGAAAAACTTTATCAAGCTTGAAATTGTTAATCAGCCTATTTTCTTTTTTGGTGATGCCTTCTTTTCCGGTTTTTATCTAAATGAAATTCTGCTGCGGCTGTGTCCCCTGGAAATGGAAATGCCACAGACTTATGCCAAATATGGCAAAACGCTAGTGGCTTTGCAGCAGCTTTCTGTCCAGACTGATCCTCATAGTTATTTAAAGCAAATCCTGCGCCAGTTCGAGCATGTGCTGCTTGAAGAGTTGGGCTACGCTTTGGACTTTTCAGTCGATGCCAATCAGGTGCCTATCAATCCCTCGCAGCATTATTATTTTCAGTTAAATGATGGCTTTATGCCTACCGCCAAGCCATCTCGCTCAAATTTGTCGGGCCAGCAGATTTTAACCATGCTGCATTATGAAAGTGGTAGGGATTTTAGCCCAGAACAGTTACAATTACTGACGAAGCTTTATCGACAGGTGATTACTGCCTTGCTTGGCGATCGCCCCTTGAAAAGTCGACAATTGTGGATTCAAAACTCTCAATCTCAATCGTAG
- the pdxJ gene encoding pyridoxine 5'-phosphate synthase: protein MAALLGVNIDHVATLRQARGTTYPDPVNAALICEQAGAEGITLHLREDRRHIQDDDVRRMRPALKTRMNLEIAVTDEMVAFAKEIQPQHVCFVPEKRQEVTTEGGLDVVGHFEDVKKATQELTAIGCDVSLFIDADLAQIDAAVACGAPTIEIHTGAYADAETPAAQQAELERIIQGAEYAVSKGLMVNAGHGLNLDNVTPIAAIPQIHELNIGHSLIADAVFVGLAQAVQEMKAVIKAAR, encoded by the coding sequence ATGGCTGCATTACTTGGTGTCAATATTGACCATGTCGCAACATTAAGACAAGCACGTGGTACGACCTACCCAGACCCAGTCAATGCTGCATTGATCTGCGAGCAGGCAGGTGCAGAGGGCATTACGTTGCATTTGCGTGAAGACCGCCGCCATATTCAGGATGATGATGTACGTCGTATGCGTCCCGCACTCAAAACCCGGATGAACCTGGAAATAGCGGTGACGGATGAAATGGTGGCTTTTGCCAAGGAAATTCAGCCACAGCATGTTTGTTTTGTGCCGGAAAAACGCCAGGAAGTCACTACCGAAGGTGGGCTGGATGTGGTTGGCCATTTTGAAGATGTGAAAAAGGCGACTCAGGAATTAACAGCGATTGGTTGTGATGTTTCACTGTTTATTGATGCCGATCTGGCACAGATCGATGCAGCAGTGGCATGTGGTGCGCCAACGATTGAGATTCATACCGGTGCCTATGCTGATGCAGAAACACCAGCAGCCCAGCAGGCTGAGCTTGAGCGTATTATTCAAGGCGCTGAATACGCAGTTTCTAAAGGTCTGATGGTCAATGCTGGCCATGGCTTGAATCTGGATAATGTCACTCCGATTGCTGCCATTCCACAGATTCATGAACTGAATATCGGTCACTCCCTGATTGCAGATGCTGTCTTTGTTGGTTTGGCGCAGGCAGTGCAAGAAATGAAAGCCGTAATTAAAGCTGCCCGCTAA